In one window of Paenarthrobacter nicotinovorans DNA:
- a CDS encoding phosphoglyceromutase, with translation MTYKLILLRHGHSEWNAKNLFTGWVDVDLNDQGRKEAVRGGELLVENNILPDILYTSLLKRAINTANMALDKADRGWIPVKRDWRLNERHYGALQGKDKAQTLAEFGEEQFMEWRRSYDTPPPPLSDDSEFSQAHDVRYKDLGDALPRTECLKDVLVRLLPYWESDIKEDLKAGKTVLVTAHGNSLRALVKHLDGISDDAIAGLNIPTGIPLVYELDEDFHPIKPGGTYLDPDAAAEAILAVANQGKK, from the coding sequence ATGACTTACAAGCTGATTCTGCTGCGCCATGGCCACAGCGAATGGAACGCCAAGAACCTGTTCACCGGTTGGGTGGACGTTGACCTGAACGACCAAGGCCGCAAAGAAGCAGTACGCGGCGGGGAGCTCCTGGTAGAGAACAACATCCTCCCGGATATCCTCTACACCTCCCTGCTGAAGCGTGCCATCAACACGGCCAACATGGCTTTGGACAAGGCCGACCGTGGCTGGATCCCCGTCAAGCGCGACTGGCGCCTCAACGAACGCCACTACGGTGCGTTGCAGGGCAAGGACAAGGCCCAGACCCTCGCCGAATTCGGCGAAGAGCAGTTCATGGAATGGCGCCGCAGCTACGACACACCGCCGCCGCCGCTGTCCGATGACAGCGAGTTCTCCCAGGCGCACGATGTCCGTTACAAGGACCTCGGCGACGCCTTGCCCCGCACCGAATGCCTCAAGGACGTCCTGGTCCGCCTCCTCCCTTACTGGGAATCGGACATCAAGGAAGACCTCAAGGCTGGCAAGACCGTTCTGGTCACGGCCCACGGCAACTCCCTGCGCGCCCTGGTCAAGCACCTGGACGGCATCAGCGACGACGCCATCGCCGGCCTGAACATCCCCACCGGCATCCCGCTGGTTTACGAACTGGATGAGGACTTCCATCCGATCAAGCCCGGTGGCACCTACCTGGATCCCGACGCAGCTGCTGAGGCCATCCTCGCGGTAGCGAACCAGGGCAAAAAATAG
- the phoU gene encoding phosphate signaling complex protein PhoU: MRKVFQEELTQVGDDLIEISKLVHEAITKATTSFEGADVDLAQDVIAADARIDFLQNSLDERAIDILALQGPVASDLRMIVGSLRMSASLERMGDLARHVAQLARLRYPATVIPASLTQTFKAMAQHDIDITAKVIELLETRDLEVARDILKINIAVDDLHLSVFKAIASPEWNENPATTVDVALASRYFERFADHGVSVARKVTYLVTGEWQPEGF, translated from the coding sequence GTGCGCAAGGTTTTTCAGGAGGAGCTCACCCAGGTAGGTGACGACCTCATCGAGATCTCCAAGCTGGTTCACGAAGCGATCACGAAGGCCACGACGTCCTTCGAAGGCGCCGATGTGGACCTTGCACAGGATGTCATTGCGGCAGATGCCAGGATCGATTTCCTGCAGAACAGCCTTGATGAGCGCGCCATCGACATCCTGGCATTGCAGGGTCCCGTGGCCAGCGACCTCCGCATGATCGTGGGTTCGCTCCGCATGAGCGCTTCCCTGGAGCGCATGGGCGACCTCGCCCGCCACGTGGCCCAGCTGGCCCGCTTGCGCTACCCGGCAACCGTGATTCCTGCTTCGCTGACCCAGACCTTCAAGGCCATGGCCCAGCACGACATCGACATCACCGCGAAGGTCATCGAGCTCCTCGAGACGCGCGACCTTGAAGTTGCCCGCGACATCCTCAAGATCAACATCGCCGTGGACGACCTCCACCTCAGCGTCTTCAAGGCCATTGCCTCCCCCGAATGGAACGAGAACCCCGCCACCACGGTGGATGTTGCCTTGGCCAGCCGTTACTTCGAGCGCTTCGCCGACCACGGCGTCTCGGTTGCCCGCAAGGTCACCTACCTGGTGACGGGCGAATGGCAGCCTGAGGGCTTCTAA